The following proteins are co-located in the Rippkaea orientalis PCC 8801 genome:
- the nuoF gene encoding NADH-quinone oxidoreductase subunit NuoF produces MNLKELLKIQKTTQEKLRKPRKQLRCCTAAGCLSSGSQAVLNRLKTAIKEGNLENEVEISSVGCLRLCSQGPLVEIDPDKTLYQQVTPEQALAIIDTLNGVEPSQELPEKGDLNHPFFARQFPIVLENSGQIDPESIEEYISRGGYQQLHQVLLEMTPNKVIEEVTKSGLRGRGGGGYPTGVKWATVAKMPTQQKYVICNADEGDPGAFMDRAILESDPHRVLEGMAIAGYAVGANHGYIYIRAEYPLAIQRLEKAIQQAKKYGLMGVQIFDSPFDFKIDIRVGAGAFVCGEETALMASVEGKRGTPHPRPPYPAESGLWGHPTLINNVETYANIVPIIREGGAWYASIGTEKSKGTKVFALTGKVKNIGLIEVPMGTTIREIVEEIGGGVSDGEKVKAVQTGGPSGGCIPEHLFDTPVEYDSLQKLGTIMGSGGMIVMDESTSMVEISRFYMEFCREESCGKCVPCRTGTVQLYNLLTKLVEGQANNRDLAQLEALCQMVKETSLCGLGMTAPNPVLSTLHYFRDEYLALIQSK; encoded by the coding sequence ATGAATCTTAAAGAACTTTTAAAAATTCAGAAAACCACTCAAGAGAAATTGAGAAAACCCCGAAAACAGTTACGATGTTGTACCGCGGCGGGTTGTCTTTCTTCTGGTTCTCAAGCTGTTCTGAATCGGTTAAAAACAGCTATTAAAGAAGGCAATTTAGAAAATGAAGTCGAAATTAGCAGCGTTGGCTGTTTAAGGTTATGCAGTCAAGGACCTTTAGTAGAAATTGATCCCGACAAAACTTTATATCAACAGGTTACTCCTGAACAAGCTTTGGCAATTATTGATACTCTAAACGGAGTTGAACCCAGTCAAGAATTACCCGAAAAAGGCGATCTAAACCATCCCTTTTTTGCCCGTCAATTTCCCATTGTTTTAGAAAATAGCGGTCAAATTGATCCTGAAAGTATTGAAGAGTATATTAGTCGGGGAGGGTATCAACAATTACACCAAGTTTTGTTAGAAATGACCCCTAATAAAGTCATCGAAGAAGTGACAAAAAGTGGCCTACGGGGACGGGGAGGGGGCGGCTATCCCACGGGGGTAAAATGGGCAACCGTTGCTAAAATGCCAACACAACAAAAATACGTCATTTGTAATGCTGATGAAGGAGACCCGGGTGCTTTTATGGATCGGGCGATTTTAGAAAGTGATCCCCATCGGGTTTTAGAAGGAATGGCGATCGCGGGTTATGCCGTAGGAGCAAATCATGGGTATATTTATATTCGGGCTGAATATCCTTTAGCCATTCAACGCTTAGAGAAAGCTATTCAGCAAGCCAAAAAATACGGATTAATGGGGGTACAAATCTTTGATTCTCCCTTTGACTTTAAAATTGATATTCGGGTCGGTGCAGGAGCATTTGTGTGTGGGGAAGAAACCGCTTTAATGGCCTCAGTAGAAGGCAAACGAGGCACACCCCATCCTCGTCCCCCCTATCCAGCCGAGTCAGGACTGTGGGGACATCCGACCTTAATTAACAATGTTGAAACCTATGCCAATATTGTCCCTATTATTCGAGAAGGCGGTGCTTGGTATGCCAGTATTGGAACAGAAAAAAGCAAGGGAACAAAGGTCTTTGCTTTAACTGGAAAAGTCAAAAATATTGGCTTAATAGAAGTGCCCATGGGAACAACTATTCGGGAAATTGTTGAAGAAATTGGCGGAGGAGTTTCTGATGGAGAAAAAGTCAAAGCCGTGCAAACGGGAGGACCTTCTGGAGGATGTATTCCCGAACATTTATTTGACACCCCCGTTGAATATGACTCTCTACAAAAGTTAGGGACAATCATGGGATCAGGGGGCATGATCGTCATGGATGAAAGCACTAGCATGGTGGAAATTTCGCGCTTTTATATGGAATTTTGCCGTGAAGAAAGCTGCGGAAAATGCGTTCCTTGTCGCACAGGAACGGTGCAATTGTATAACCTATTAACGAAATTAGTAGAGGGACAAGCTAATAACAGAGATTTAGCCCAATTGGAGGCTTTATGTCAAATGGTCAAAGAAACTAGCTTATGCGGGTTAGGCATGACAGCCCCTAACCCCGTTTTGAGTACCCTACACTATTTTCGGGATGAATATTTAGCGTTAATTCAATCAAAATAA
- the hoxU gene encoding bidirectional hydrogenase complex protein HoxU, translating into MTVKTLTIDGELITAAADETILNAAKEAGIKIPTLCYLEGISPVAACRLCLVEIEGSSKLQPACVTQIQEEMVVHTNTEKLQEYRRMAIELLFAEGNHVCAVCVVNGNCELQSMAVKLGMDHSRFPYQFPDRKIDVSHPQFGIDHNRCILCTRCVRVCDEIEGAHVWDVANRGGNSFIVSGINQPWGDVDACTSCGKCVEACPTGAIFRQGSTVAEMSRDRKTIEFLVTARTKQEWTR; encoded by the coding sequence ATGACAGTAAAAACCTTAACAATTGACGGTGAATTAATTACGGCTGCTGCTGATGAAACCATTCTCAACGCGGCCAAAGAAGCAGGGATCAAGATTCCAACATTGTGTTATTTAGAAGGTATTTCTCCCGTTGCTGCTTGTCGTTTGTGTTTAGTAGAAATTGAAGGCAGTTCTAAACTTCAACCCGCTTGTGTGACCCAAATACAAGAAGAAATGGTTGTCCATACTAATACCGAAAAACTGCAAGAGTACCGACGAATGGCTATTGAATTACTCTTTGCTGAAGGCAATCATGTTTGTGCCGTTTGTGTGGTGAATGGAAACTGTGAATTACAGAGTATGGCAGTTAAATTGGGGATGGATCATTCCCGTTTTCCTTATCAATTTCCTGACCGAAAAATAGACGTATCTCATCCTCAATTTGGCATCGATCATAACCGTTGTATTTTGTGTACTCGATGTGTCAGAGTTTGCGATGAAATTGAAGGAGCCCATGTCTGGGATGTGGCTAACCGTGGGGGTAATTCCTTCATTGTTTCAGGAATTAATCAACCTTGGGGTGACGTGGATGCTTGTACTTCTTGTGGTAAATGCGTCGAAGCTTGTCCAACGGGGGCTATTTTCCGTCAAGGAAGTACCGTCGCAGAAATGAGCCGCGATCGCAAAACTATCGAGTTTTTAGTGACAGCAAGAACCAAACAGGAATGGACTCGGTAA
- the hoxE gene encoding bidirectional hydrogenase complex protein HoxE has product MKTTTVTPDIQSKQSLDQKQPNNKRFKVLEITMKRNHYRQDALIEILHKAQESFGYLEPDVLEYIARGLKLPLSRVYGVATFYHLFSLKPSGEHSCIVCMGTACYVKGSDKILAALQQELGIKSGETTEDNQVFLTSARCLGACGIAPSVIFDGEVAGKVEPEIAIKKVKAWQQNSSEI; this is encoded by the coding sequence ATGAAAACCACCACGGTTACGCCTGACATTCAGAGTAAGCAAAGTCTAGATCAAAAGCAACCTAATAATAAACGATTCAAGGTATTAGAGATTACGATGAAGCGGAATCATTACCGTCAAGATGCCCTCATCGAAATCTTACACAAAGCCCAAGAATCTTTTGGATATCTTGAACCTGATGTTTTAGAATACATTGCGCGAGGGTTAAAACTGCCCTTAAGTCGAGTGTATGGAGTCGCTACATTTTATCATTTATTTTCCCTTAAACCAAGTGGTGAACATAGTTGCATTGTTTGTATGGGAACAGCTTGTTATGTCAAAGGAAGCGATAAAATTTTAGCAGCTTTGCAACAAGAATTAGGAATTAAATCAGGAGAAACGACCGAAGATAATCAAGTGTTTTTAACCTCAGCGCGTTGTTTAGGGGCTTGTGGTATTGCACCATCGGTTATTTTTGATGGTGAAGTTGCGGGCAAAGTTGAACCAGAAATAGCCATTAAAAAAGTGAAAGCATGGCAACAAAATTCATCAGAAATTTAA
- a CDS encoding oxidoreductase — MSKIKFATVWLAGCSGCHMSFLDLDEWLLELAQKIEVVYSPIADIKEYPDGVDICLVEGGIANEENLELAYKIREKTKFVVSFGDCAVTANVPAMRNMLGPAETVLKRSYLELSDITPQLPHEPGIVPELLDRVSPLHEVITVDLFIPGCPPDAHRIKACLEPLLKGEMPEMKGKTMIKFG, encoded by the coding sequence ATGAGCAAAATTAAATTTGCAACGGTTTGGTTAGCTGGCTGTTCTGGGTGTCATATGTCATTCCTTGATCTAGACGAATGGCTATTAGAATTAGCCCAAAAGATAGAAGTTGTTTATAGTCCGATTGCAGATATTAAAGAGTATCCCGATGGGGTCGATATCTGTTTAGTAGAAGGAGGAATTGCTAACGAAGAAAACTTAGAATTAGCCTATAAAATCCGCGAAAAAACTAAGTTTGTGGTTTCTTTTGGAGATTGTGCTGTTACCGCGAATGTTCCAGCGATGCGAAATATGCTAGGTCCGGCGGAAACGGTTCTAAAACGTTCCTATTTAGAGTTGAGTGATATCACCCCTCAATTGCCCCATGAACCCGGTATTGTTCCTGAATTACTTGATAGAGTCAGTCCCCTTCATGAAGTGATTACTGTTGATTTGTTTATCCCCGGATGTCCCCCCGATGCTCATCGAATTAAAGCCTGTTTGGAACCCTTATTAAAGGGCGAAATGCCTGAAATGAAAGGCAAAACAATGATTAAATTTGGCTAA